In Tessaracoccus flavus, the following are encoded in one genomic region:
- a CDS encoding prolyl oligopeptidase family serine peptidase: MTSPQFTLPSDDHDPLLWLEEVEGDDALSWVRSRNENSTAVLHTERYREIEADTLAILDSDDRIPEVTQRGEFLYNFWRDAAHERGLWRRTTWESYRSGRPEWDVLIDLDALAEADGINWVWHGAHVLYPSYRRALVSLSRGGADATVDREFDLDTRSFVEDGFTRAESKGSMTWADGSGDEVFIFTDFGDGSMTQSGYPRVVKRWRRGEPLVDARTVYEGEPTDMYIGAFVDRTPGFERTFITKAITFYTDALYELRGDHLTFIPVPDSAEAMVWRDWLLIELRDDWTPGAETHPAGALLAVRYEEFLAGGREFAVLFTPSESASLSDVTATRTRLVLTLLDDVRNRLVSARPADSGWALDEVTVTGVGRFDTLSVRAVDPYDSDALWVNSSGFLTPTTMLLVEGDGTAETIAQLPAFFDADGMEVSQHFALSDDGTRVPYFQVTPPGLTGPAPTLLSGYGGFEVARLPAYTPAMARAWLARGGVYVLANIRGGGEYGPRWHQSALREKRHRAYEDFAAVARDLVARGVTTPAQLGTQGGSNGGLLMGNMLTGYPELFGAIVCQVPLLDMRRYSRLLAGASWMAEYGDPDLPDEWAFIRTFSPYHRVADGVDYPPVLFTTSTRDDRVHPGHARKMAALMEGLGADVTYFENIEGGHGGAATNAQAAMMQALAFEFLWQRVGER; the protein is encoded by the coding sequence ATGACCTCACCCCAGTTCACCCTGCCGTCGGACGATCACGACCCCCTCCTCTGGCTGGAGGAGGTCGAAGGCGACGACGCGCTGAGCTGGGTTCGTAGCCGTAACGAGAACTCCACCGCGGTACTCCACACCGAGCGCTACCGGGAGATCGAGGCCGACACCCTCGCGATCCTCGACTCCGACGACCGCATCCCCGAAGTGACCCAGCGCGGCGAATTCCTCTACAACTTCTGGCGCGACGCCGCCCACGAGCGCGGGCTGTGGCGACGCACCACGTGGGAGTCCTACCGCTCCGGTCGTCCCGAGTGGGACGTGCTCATCGACCTGGACGCTCTTGCGGAGGCGGACGGCATCAACTGGGTGTGGCACGGCGCGCACGTCCTCTACCCGTCCTACCGCCGGGCGCTGGTGTCGCTGTCGCGTGGCGGAGCCGACGCCACCGTCGACCGCGAGTTCGATCTGGACACCCGCAGCTTCGTCGAGGACGGCTTCACCCGGGCTGAATCCAAAGGCTCGATGACGTGGGCGGACGGCAGCGGCGACGAGGTGTTCATCTTCACCGACTTCGGCGACGGCTCGATGACGCAGTCTGGCTACCCCCGCGTCGTCAAGAGGTGGCGACGCGGCGAGCCCCTCGTCGACGCACGAACCGTCTACGAGGGCGAGCCGACCGACATGTACATCGGCGCGTTCGTCGACCGCACACCGGGATTCGAGCGCACGTTCATCACCAAGGCCATCACCTTCTACACCGACGCGCTCTATGAACTGCGCGGCGATCACCTGACGTTCATCCCGGTCCCCGACAGCGCAGAGGCGATGGTGTGGCGGGACTGGCTGCTCATCGAACTGCGCGACGACTGGACACCCGGGGCCGAGACCCACCCCGCAGGCGCTCTGCTCGCAGTCCGCTACGAGGAGTTCCTCGCGGGTGGCCGGGAGTTTGCGGTCCTCTTCACGCCGAGCGAATCGGCGTCCCTTTCGGACGTGACCGCGACCCGGACCCGCCTCGTGCTCACCCTCCTCGACGACGTGCGCAACCGCCTGGTGTCCGCTCGCCCCGCCGATTCGGGCTGGGCGCTCGACGAGGTCACGGTCACCGGGGTGGGCCGCTTCGACACCCTGTCGGTGCGCGCCGTCGACCCGTACGACTCCGACGCGCTGTGGGTCAACTCCTCCGGGTTCCTCACCCCCACGACGATGCTGCTGGTGGAGGGCGACGGCACCGCCGAGACGATCGCCCAGCTCCCCGCCTTCTTCGACGCTGACGGGATGGAGGTCAGCCAGCACTTCGCCCTGTCCGACGACGGCACGCGCGTGCCCTACTTCCAGGTCACCCCGCCAGGACTGACGGGGCCGGCTCCGACGCTGCTCAGCGGCTACGGCGGCTTCGAGGTCGCCCGACTCCCGGCCTACACGCCGGCCATGGCCCGCGCCTGGCTCGCCCGCGGGGGTGTCTACGTGCTGGCGAACATCCGGGGCGGGGGAGAATACGGACCCCGGTGGCACCAGTCCGCCCTCCGCGAGAAGCGGCACCGGGCCTACGAGGACTTCGCCGCAGTGGCCAGGGACCTCGTCGCCCGCGGCGTCACCACGCCCGCCCAGCTCGGCACCCAGGGGGGCTCGAACGGCGGACTGCTCATGGGCAACATGCTGACCGGCTATCCCGAGCTTTTCGGCGCCATCGTGTGCCAGGTGCCGCTGCTCGACATGCGCCGCTACTCGCGCCTGCTGGCGGGCGCGTCGTGGATGGCCGAGTACGGAGACCCGGATCTCCCCGACGAGTGGGCGTTCATCCGCACGTTCTCGCCGTACCACCGCGTCGCCGACGGCGTCGACTATCCGCCCGTGCTGTTCACGACGTCGACCCGGGACGACCGGGTGCACCCGGGGCACGCCCGGAAGATGGCGGCCCTCATGGAGGGGCTCGGAGCGGACGTGACGTACTTCGAGAACATCGAGGGCGGCCACGGCGGTGCGGCCACCAACGCCCAGGCGGCGATGATGCAGGCGCTCGCCTTCGAGTTCCTGTGGCAGCGGGTGGGCGAGCGATGA
- the gatC gene encoding Asp-tRNA(Asn)/Glu-tRNA(Gln) amidotransferase subunit GatC produces MAITADDVARLGALARIQLSEQECAELAPELTVILDSVRSVGEVATPDVPLSTHAVPMTNVFRDDVVRPPLTNGQALSGAPDSEDGRFRVPQILGES; encoded by the coding sequence GTGGCTATCACCGCCGACGACGTGGCTCGCCTAGGCGCCCTTGCCCGCATCCAACTCTCCGAGCAGGAGTGCGCCGAGTTGGCGCCGGAACTCACCGTCATCCTTGATTCGGTGCGGAGCGTGGGCGAGGTCGCCACCCCCGACGTGCCGCTCAGCACCCACGCCGTACCGATGACCAACGTGTTCCGCGACGATGTCGTGCGGCCGCCGCTGACCAACGGGCAGGCCCTGTCCGGGGCGCCGGATTCCGAGGACGGCCGGTTCCGCGTGCCGCAGATCCTGGGGGAGAGCTGA
- the mnmA gene encoding tRNA 2-thiouridine(34) synthase MnmA, which yields MRVLVAMSGGVDSAVAAARLVAEGHDVTGVHLALSRNPASYRSGARGCCSLEDSHDARRVADKLDIPFYVWDFAEEFHEAVVEDFVAEYRAGRTPNPCLRCNEKIKFAAVLDRGVRLGFDAVATGHYADLRHHDDSSVTLHRAADAAKDQSYVLGMLNQDQLRRCLFPLHDVEKPVVREEANVLGFGVARKPDSHDICFIADGDTQGFLGRYIDERPGSIVDAAGQVLGEHLGTHRYTVGQRRGLDLRVPAPTGEPRYVLSIEPVSNTVVVGGREDLAVGELGCIRATWTGEPVAGRWRGEAQFRAHGIPQPASFEAVGDGLRVTFDEPASGVAPGQTVVAYDDDRVVGSAVIAETSR from the coding sequence ATGAGGGTATTGGTGGCCATGTCCGGCGGCGTGGACTCGGCCGTCGCCGCGGCCCGCCTCGTCGCCGAGGGGCACGACGTCACAGGGGTGCACCTCGCCCTGTCCAGGAACCCGGCCTCCTACCGCAGCGGCGCGCGTGGCTGCTGTTCGCTGGAGGACTCGCACGACGCCCGGCGGGTGGCCGACAAGCTCGACATCCCCTTCTACGTCTGGGACTTCGCGGAGGAGTTCCACGAGGCCGTGGTCGAGGACTTCGTCGCGGAGTACCGCGCGGGACGCACCCCCAACCCCTGCCTGAGGTGCAACGAGAAGATCAAGTTCGCTGCGGTCCTCGACCGCGGCGTCCGTCTGGGGTTCGACGCGGTCGCCACGGGGCACTACGCCGATCTGCGGCACCATGACGACAGCTCTGTCACCCTGCATCGCGCCGCGGATGCCGCCAAGGACCAGTCGTACGTGCTCGGCATGCTCAACCAGGACCAACTCCGTCGCTGCCTCTTCCCGCTGCACGACGTCGAGAAGCCCGTGGTGCGCGAGGAGGCCAACGTGCTGGGGTTCGGGGTCGCGCGTAAACCCGACAGCCACGACATCTGCTTCATCGCCGACGGCGACACCCAGGGCTTCCTCGGGCGCTACATCGACGAGCGGCCCGGCTCCATCGTCGACGCCGCCGGTCAGGTGCTGGGTGAGCACCTCGGCACCCACCGCTACACCGTGGGACAACGCCGCGGCCTCGACCTGCGGGTGCCCGCTCCCACCGGCGAACCCCGCTACGTGCTGAGCATCGAGCCCGTCAGCAACACGGTCGTCGTCGGCGGCAGGGAGGACCTCGCCGTCGGCGAGCTCGGCTGTATCCGGGCCACCTGGACCGGGGAGCCCGTGGCGGGACGCTGGCGCGGGGAGGCTCAGTTCCGCGCACACGGCATCCCCCAGCCGGCGAGCTTCGAGGCGGTCGGGGACGGCCTCCGGGTCACCTTCGACGAACCCGCCTCCGGGGTCGCGCCCGGCCAGACGGTGGTGGCCTACGACGATGACCGCGTCGTGGGATCAGCCGTCATCGCGGAGACCTCGCGGTGA
- a CDS encoding alpha-1,4-glucan--maltose-1-phosphate maltosyltransferase, with amino-acid sequence MSSQYPARASQRIVRTEGGFGRIPVTGVTPVLEGGAYPVKAVVHERILIQANVFREGHDAVNASVILTSPEGTQRRVDMKQVEPLGLDIWQAHVRIASEGDWTYRVEGWSDPWGTWRHHAEAKLPVGVDVELVCMEGRDLLQRSAQAADALRTPGAANLLRGAAESLTPETEVDELLELVTSAPINRAMARFGPRELISPTAEVPLRVERKRALYSSWYEFFPRSQGAWIDDEGRWHSGTFDSSHDRLEAAARMGFHVVYLPPIHPIGSAFRKGRNNTLTPGDQDPGSPWAIGSPDGGHDAIHPELGDFESFDRFIDKARSLGLEIALDLALQASPDHPWVTEHPEWFSTRMDGTIAYAENPPKKYQDIYPINFDNDPVGIYHEVLRIVRFWIERGVTVFRVDNPHTKPVEFWDWLIERVYESNPEVIFLAEAFTRPQMMGALGKVGFQQSYTYFTWRNTKQELTEYLTELSTEMAAYYRPNFFVNTPDINPFFLQSGNHAAFAIRAILAATMSPSWGVYSGFELFEHLPLAPGKEEYLDSEKFEFRPRNYDAQPNLNLLLGRLNEIREEHTALQQLRDVTFHHAANDAIIAFSKADGADVILTVCSLDPDNTQDCELTLDLAALGAAGRHEVRVTDQLTGESYLWSERAYVRLYPGQPAHILHVTAP; translated from the coding sequence GTGAGTTCGCAATACCCAGCCAGAGCCAGTCAGCGGATCGTTCGTACCGAAGGCGGCTTCGGCCGCATCCCGGTCACGGGCGTCACGCCCGTCCTCGAGGGCGGGGCGTACCCCGTCAAGGCGGTCGTGCACGAGCGGATCCTCATCCAGGCCAACGTGTTTCGTGAAGGCCACGATGCGGTGAACGCGTCGGTCATCCTCACCTCCCCCGAGGGCACCCAGCGCCGGGTGGACATGAAGCAGGTGGAGCCACTCGGTCTCGACATCTGGCAGGCGCACGTGCGCATCGCCTCGGAGGGCGACTGGACCTACCGGGTCGAGGGCTGGAGCGACCCGTGGGGCACCTGGCGACACCATGCGGAGGCCAAGCTCCCCGTCGGCGTCGACGTCGAACTGGTCTGCATGGAGGGCCGCGATCTGCTGCAGCGCTCCGCCCAGGCCGCCGATGCGCTGCGCACCCCGGGAGCCGCGAATCTGCTTCGTGGTGCCGCCGAATCGCTGACTCCCGAGACCGAGGTCGACGAACTGCTCGAGCTCGTCACCTCCGCTCCGATCAACCGCGCCATGGCACGCTTCGGGCCACGGGAGCTCATCTCGCCGACGGCGGAAGTCCCACTGCGCGTCGAGCGCAAGAGGGCCCTCTACTCGTCCTGGTACGAGTTCTTCCCGCGCTCCCAGGGCGCCTGGATCGACGACGAGGGCCGCTGGCACTCCGGCACCTTCGACTCGTCTCACGATCGGCTGGAGGCCGCGGCCCGGATGGGCTTCCACGTGGTCTACCTGCCGCCCATCCACCCGATCGGCAGCGCGTTCAGGAAGGGGCGCAACAACACGCTGACCCCCGGCGATCAGGATCCCGGCTCTCCGTGGGCCATCGGCTCGCCCGACGGCGGCCACGACGCGATCCATCCCGAGCTGGGCGACTTCGAGAGCTTCGACCGGTTCATCGATAAGGCCCGTTCGCTCGGCCTTGAGATCGCGCTCGATCTCGCGCTGCAGGCGTCGCCCGACCACCCCTGGGTGACCGAGCACCCGGAGTGGTTCTCGACGCGGATGGACGGCACTATCGCCTACGCGGAGAACCCGCCGAAGAAGTACCAGGACATCTACCCGATCAACTTCGACAACGACCCCGTCGGGATCTACCACGAGGTGTTGCGGATCGTCAGGTTCTGGATCGAACGCGGGGTGACCGTGTTCCGCGTGGACAACCCCCACACCAAGCCCGTCGAGTTCTGGGACTGGCTGATCGAACGGGTCTACGAGTCCAACCCCGAGGTCATCTTCCTCGCCGAGGCGTTCACGCGGCCGCAGATGATGGGGGCGCTCGGCAAGGTCGGTTTCCAGCAGAGCTACACCTACTTCACGTGGCGCAACACCAAGCAGGAACTCACCGAGTACCTCACGGAGCTCTCCACCGAGATGGCGGCCTACTACCGCCCGAACTTCTTCGTCAACACCCCCGACATCAACCCGTTCTTCCTGCAGTCGGGCAACCATGCCGCGTTCGCCATCCGGGCGATCCTGGCGGCCACGATGTCGCCGTCGTGGGGGGTGTACTCGGGCTTCGAACTGTTCGAGCACCTGCCCCTGGCGCCGGGCAAGGAGGAGTACCTCGACTCGGAGAAGTTCGAATTCCGGCCGAGGAACTACGACGCGCAGCCCAACCTCAACCTGCTGCTCGGGCGGCTCAACGAGATCCGCGAGGAGCACACGGCGTTGCAGCAGCTGCGCGACGTCACCTTCCACCACGCAGCCAACGACGCGATCATCGCCTTCTCCAAGGCTGACGGGGCCGACGTCATCCTGACGGTGTGTTCGCTCGATCCGGACAACACGCAGGACTGCGAGCTCACGCTGGACCTCGCCGCGCTCGGTGCCGCCGGCCGCCACGAGGTCAGGGTCACCGATCAGTTGACGGGCGAGAGCTACCTCTGGTCGGAACGCGCCTATGTGCGCCTCTATCCAGGACAGCCCGCCCACATCCTCCACGTCACCGCCCCATGA
- a CDS encoding cysteine desulfurase family protein, with translation MNARGYFDHAATTPLRPEALDELVRLASLVGNPSALHRSGQLARRALEEAREELAEAVGAHPTEVIFTSGGSEADSIAVLGGWAARRAERPGCLVSAVEHPAVVGAVKRGAGILPVTAEGVVDLDAADRLIDAGTGIVSVMAVGNETGTVQPAAAVAALAAGAGAWFHTDAVQALGHIPLDFATSGAHLMSLSAHKVGGPVGVGALLCRREVQPAPIGLGGGQERGLRSGTVPVALAASFARAASVAVAGQAAEAVRLAGLRDRVADLCLRLGGRLNSLPGGAPHIVNVTFDGVRADDLLFLLDQAGIRASVGSACRAGVHQPSEVLLAMGRTLDEATQSLRFSLGWTTTDDDVEALGGALAAGLQIATG, from the coding sequence ATGAACGCGCGCGGCTACTTCGACCACGCCGCGACGACCCCGCTGCGACCCGAGGCACTGGACGAGCTTGTCCGCCTGGCATCGTTGGTCGGTAACCCGTCCGCGCTGCACCGTTCGGGGCAACTCGCACGCAGGGCGTTGGAGGAGGCGCGGGAGGAACTCGCGGAGGCGGTCGGGGCGCACCCCACGGAGGTGATCTTCACCTCCGGTGGCTCCGAGGCCGACTCCATCGCCGTCCTGGGCGGGTGGGCGGCCAGACGCGCGGAACGGCCGGGCTGTCTCGTGTCCGCCGTCGAGCACCCGGCGGTGGTGGGTGCCGTCAAGCGCGGGGCCGGGATCCTGCCCGTGACCGCTGAGGGCGTGGTGGATCTGGATGCCGCGGACAGGCTCATCGACGCCGGGACGGGGATCGTGTCGGTGATGGCGGTCGGCAACGAGACCGGCACCGTCCAGCCCGCGGCGGCCGTGGCCGCGCTCGCCGCCGGGGCCGGCGCGTGGTTCCACACCGACGCCGTGCAGGCGTTGGGCCACATCCCGCTCGATTTCGCGACGAGCGGCGCGCACCTGATGAGCCTGTCGGCCCACAAGGTCGGGGGCCCCGTCGGGGTCGGCGCGCTGCTGTGCCGTCGAGAGGTCCAACCAGCTCCGATCGGGTTGGGGGGCGGCCAGGAACGCGGGCTCCGATCGGGGACCGTGCCCGTCGCGCTCGCGGCGTCGTTCGCCCGCGCCGCGAGCGTCGCTGTGGCCGGGCAGGCCGCCGAGGCTGTGCGCCTGGCCGGGCTCCGCGACCGCGTGGCCGACCTCTGTCTGCGGCTGGGTGGACGTTTGAACAGCCTGCCGGGCGGCGCCCCGCACATCGTCAACGTCACGTTCGACGGTGTCCGCGCCGACGACCTCCTCTTCCTCCTCGACCAGGCCGGGATCCGGGCGTCGGTCGGGAGCGCCTGCCGGGCCGGGGTCCACCAGCCGAGCGAGGTCCTGCTCGCGATGGGAAGAACCCTCGACGAGGCCACCCAATCGCTGCGCTTCTCACTGGGCTGGACCACCACGGACGACGACGTCGAGGCGCTGGGCGGGGCGCTGGCCGCTGGGTTGCAGATCGCAACCGGGTAA
- the glgX gene encoding glycogen debranching protein GlgX, giving the protein MTTRDEPDTSALGARLTPEGAAFGLWAPRATAVDLVLIDALNEQTRLPMTGGQAGIWTVEVPGISAGQLYGFRVDGPWDPSSGSRFNPARLLLDPYARAIAGGVDFRGPILDHVAGDPYTRNEADSFGAVPLSVVVSETPPPTPVKRRRPMSETILYETHLAGFTKRHPGVPDHLRGSYLGMADPAVIDYLLELGVTAVEFLPLHHFVSEPFIAEKGLRNYWGYNTLGFFAPHAFYASLGTVGNQVSDFKYMVSKLHEAGLEVILDVVYNHTGEGGHEGPTLSMRGIDHDAYYRLTNDRRNDYDVTGCGNSVNTAHPMVLKLVLDSMRYWVREMGVDGFRFDLATTLVRDEHHRVDQSHPFKRLVAEDPTFDGIKMIVEPWDIGPYGYQVGAFGHGWHEWNDRFRDHVRDYWRGSVHGVQELATRLAGSPDIFDQPGRSPQSSINFVTAHDGFTLRDLVSYDVKHNLDNGEANRDGNDNNRSWNHGWEGETDDPSINALRRRQVLNFHATQILAAGIPMLTAGDEFGRTQKGNNNAYCQDAPISWVDWDIPPEWEDVRKRVADLIALRQGHGVLRPTDFGYHTEVLSEHGENLQRVDFAWLDGHYGVMTDQAWHDGARRLLGMYVSDAAEAFVTWFNSAANPVPLVLPGLPWGYAFEVVWHSADDTELPEGVLPSGSELTMPARSVVMMRAKVPTSAAELLALHAEEEPSSINLLS; this is encoded by the coding sequence ATGACCACACGCGACGAGCCGGACACCAGCGCCCTGGGTGCCAGGCTGACCCCCGAAGGGGCCGCGTTCGGTCTGTGGGCTCCCCGGGCCACTGCCGTCGACCTCGTCCTCATCGACGCCCTCAACGAACAGACGCGGCTGCCGATGACCGGCGGGCAGGCCGGTATCTGGACCGTGGAAGTCCCGGGCATCTCCGCGGGCCAGCTCTACGGGTTCCGCGTCGACGGCCCCTGGGATCCGTCGTCGGGCAGCCGCTTCAACCCGGCCAGGCTGCTGCTCGATCCGTACGCGCGGGCGATCGCGGGTGGCGTCGACTTCCGTGGACCCATCCTCGACCATGTGGCGGGCGATCCCTACACCAGGAACGAGGCTGACTCCTTCGGGGCCGTTCCACTGTCGGTGGTGGTGAGCGAGACTCCGCCGCCCACTCCGGTCAAGCGCCGCCGGCCGATGTCGGAGACCATCCTGTACGAGACCCATCTCGCCGGCTTCACGAAGCGACACCCCGGCGTTCCGGACCACCTGCGCGGCTCGTACCTTGGCATGGCCGACCCCGCCGTCATCGACTATCTGCTCGAGCTGGGCGTCACCGCGGTGGAGTTCCTCCCGCTGCACCACTTCGTCTCCGAGCCGTTCATCGCCGAGAAGGGGCTGCGCAACTACTGGGGCTACAACACGCTGGGGTTCTTCGCACCCCACGCGTTCTACGCCAGCCTCGGCACCGTCGGCAATCAGGTGAGCGATTTCAAGTACATGGTGTCCAAGCTCCACGAGGCGGGCCTCGAGGTGATCCTGGACGTGGTCTACAACCACACCGGCGAGGGCGGCCACGAGGGCCCCACGCTCAGCATGCGCGGGATCGACCACGACGCCTACTACCGCCTGACCAACGACCGCCGCAATGACTACGACGTCACCGGCTGCGGCAACTCAGTCAACACGGCCCACCCCATGGTCCTGAAGCTGGTCCTCGACTCCATGCGTTACTGGGTGCGCGAAATGGGTGTCGACGGCTTCCGGTTCGACCTGGCCACCACCCTCGTCCGCGACGAACACCACCGCGTGGACCAGAGCCATCCGTTCAAGCGGCTCGTGGCCGAGGACCCGACGTTCGACGGCATCAAGATGATCGTCGAACCCTGGGACATCGGCCCCTACGGCTACCAGGTGGGTGCGTTCGGGCACGGCTGGCACGAGTGGAACGACCGTTTCCGCGACCACGTCCGCGACTACTGGCGCGGCAGCGTGCACGGGGTCCAGGAGCTGGCCACGCGGCTGGCGGGCTCCCCGGACATCTTCGATCAGCCGGGGCGCTCCCCGCAGTCGAGCATCAACTTCGTCACCGCCCACGACGGCTTCACCCTGCGCGATCTGGTGAGCTACGACGTCAAGCACAACCTCGACAACGGCGAGGCCAACCGGGACGGCAACGACAACAACCGGTCCTGGAACCACGGCTGGGAGGGCGAGACGGACGACCCGTCGATCAACGCGCTGCGCCGCCGCCAGGTGCTCAACTTCCACGCCACGCAGATCCTCGCCGCGGGCATCCCCATGTTGACCGCGGGCGACGAGTTCGGCCGCACCCAGAAGGGCAACAACAACGCCTACTGCCAGGACGCCCCCATCTCCTGGGTGGACTGGGACATCCCACCGGAGTGGGAGGACGTCCGGAAGCGGGTGGCCGACCTGATCGCGCTCAGGCAGGGGCACGGTGTGCTCCGCCCGACCGACTTCGGCTACCACACCGAGGTGCTGAGCGAGCACGGCGAGAACCTCCAGCGGGTGGACTTCGCCTGGCTCGACGGCCACTACGGCGTGATGACCGACCAGGCCTGGCACGACGGGGCGAGGCGGCTGCTGGGCATGTACGTGTCCGACGCCGCCGAGGCGTTCGTGACCTGGTTCAACTCGGCGGCGAACCCCGTCCCGTTGGTGCTTCCCGGCCTTCCCTGGGGCTACGCCTTCGAGGTGGTCTGGCACAGCGCCGACGACACCGAACTGCCCGAGGGCGTCCTTCCGAGCGGGTCCGAACTGACGATGCCCGCACGGAGCGTGGTCATGATGAGAGCCAAGGTGCCGACCAGCGCCGCCGAGCTGCTCGCGCTGCACGCGGAGGAGGAACCCTCCTCCATCAACCTCCTGTCCTAG
- a CDS encoding phosphotransferase, translating to MTELKDRLWDLAHSSRWFSGRAGRPAGVELGPELQANSGERYQAAFLDVSFDDGHVERFSVPLRIDGAEPVDACDSAEGLLELLRAGAPGFERLRDVPAGLPARRYRGEQSNTSVFFGDQLIMKVFRRIEPGINVDVELHRALAGTGLAAELYGVWSHDGADLAIFLEALSDPTDGYVLASEHARRGESFGAHARALGEALAAVHAALADRLPTGTLDGDAMATEFERRLDAVCAEVGEVRDHREAVTRSLRSVAGRRLPAQRIHGDCHLGQVLLSGGTWRYVDFEGEPLKTLEQRREPDSPLRDVAGMLRSFDYAAAEGDASPEWLSECRSQFLSGYGIDQAGADAVLGAYETDKAAYEAVYEARYRPHLLRVPLTRLASLR from the coding sequence ATGACCGAGCTGAAGGATCGCCTGTGGGACCTGGCCCACTCCTCGCGCTGGTTCTCGGGGAGGGCCGGGCGCCCCGCCGGGGTCGAACTCGGCCCCGAGCTCCAGGCCAACTCCGGCGAGCGCTACCAGGCAGCTTTCCTCGACGTGTCCTTCGACGACGGCCACGTCGAGAGGTTCTCGGTGCCGTTGCGCATTGACGGTGCCGAGCCGGTGGACGCCTGCGATTCGGCCGAGGGCCTGCTGGAGTTGCTGCGTGCCGGCGCCCCTGGATTCGAGCGGCTGCGCGACGTCCCGGCCGGACTGCCCGCGCGGCGCTACCGGGGCGAGCAGTCCAATACGTCGGTCTTCTTCGGGGACCAGCTCATCATGAAGGTGTTTCGACGTATCGAGCCGGGGATCAACGTCGACGTCGAACTCCACCGCGCCCTCGCCGGGACGGGACTGGCGGCCGAACTCTACGGGGTCTGGAGTCACGATGGCGCCGACCTCGCCATCTTCCTCGAAGCGCTGTCAGACCCCACCGACGGGTACGTGTTGGCAAGCGAGCACGCCCGCAGGGGCGAGAGCTTCGGCGCCCACGCGCGGGCGCTGGGTGAGGCACTGGCGGCCGTGCACGCGGCGCTGGCTGACCGGCTCCCCACCGGCACCCTCGACGGCGACGCGATGGCGACCGAGTTCGAACGACGTCTCGACGCCGTCTGCGCCGAGGTGGGCGAGGTACGCGATCACCGCGAAGCGGTCACCCGCTCGTTGCGGAGCGTCGCCGGCCGGCGGTTGCCCGCGCAGCGCATCCACGGCGACTGCCACCTCGGCCAGGTCCTGCTCAGCGGCGGTACCTGGCGCTACGTCGACTTCGAGGGCGAGCCGCTCAAGACGCTGGAGCAGCGCCGCGAGCCGGACTCCCCGCTGCGCGACGTGGCGGGGATGCTGCGCTCCTTCGACTACGCCGCGGCCGAAGGCGACGCCAGCCCGGAGTGGCTGAGCGAGTGCCGCTCGCAGTTCCTCAGCGGGTACGGCATCGATCAGGCCGGCGCCGACGCCGTCCTTGGGGCGTACGAGACGGACAAGGCCGCGTACGAGGCGGTCTACGAAGCGCGGTACCGCCCCCATCTCCTCCGTGTGCCACTCACACGGCTCGCCTCGCTCCGCTAG